In Camelus bactrianus isolate YW-2024 breed Bactrian camel chromosome 18, ASM4877302v1, whole genome shotgun sequence, one DNA window encodes the following:
- the POP7 gene encoding ribonuclease P protein subunit p20 isoform X1 translates to MNEQELGLGRCGSLRAHNMAENREPRGAVETELDPVEYTLRKRLPHRLPRRPNDIYVNMKTDFKAQLVRCQKLLDGGARGQNACTEIYIHGLGLAINRAINIALQLQAGSFGSLQVAANTSTVELVDELEPETDTREPLTRIRNNSAIHIRVFRVTPK, encoded by the exons ATGAATGAACAAGAACTGGGGTTGGGGAGATGCGGGAGCTTGAG AGCACACAACATGGCCGAAAACCGAGAGCCCCGCGGGGCCGTGGAGACTGAGCTGGACCCGGTGGAGTACACCCTGCGGAAGCGGCTTCCCCACCGTCTGCCCCGGAGGCCCAATGACATTTATGTCAACATGAAGACTGACTTTAAGGCTCAGCTGGTCCGCTGCCAGAAGCTGCTGGACGGAGGGGCGCGGGGTCAGAACGCATGCACTGAGATCTACATTCACGGCTTGGGCCTGGCCATCAACCGCGCCATCAACATTGCCCTCCAGCTGCAGGCTGGCAGCTTCGGGTCCTTGCAGGTGGCTGCCAATACTTCTACCGTGGAGCTTGTTGATGAGCTGGAACCAGAGACGGATACGCGAGAGCCGCTGACTCGCATCCGCAACAACTCGGCCATCCACATCCGCGTCTTCAGGGTCACACCCAAGTAA
- the POP7 gene encoding ribonuclease P protein subunit p20 isoform X2, which produces MAENREPRGAVETELDPVEYTLRKRLPHRLPRRPNDIYVNMKTDFKAQLVRCQKLLDGGARGQNACTEIYIHGLGLAINRAINIALQLQAGSFGSLQVAANTSTVELVDELEPETDTREPLTRIRNNSAIHIRVFRVTPK; this is translated from the coding sequence ATGGCCGAAAACCGAGAGCCCCGCGGGGCCGTGGAGACTGAGCTGGACCCGGTGGAGTACACCCTGCGGAAGCGGCTTCCCCACCGTCTGCCCCGGAGGCCCAATGACATTTATGTCAACATGAAGACTGACTTTAAGGCTCAGCTGGTCCGCTGCCAGAAGCTGCTGGACGGAGGGGCGCGGGGTCAGAACGCATGCACTGAGATCTACATTCACGGCTTGGGCCTGGCCATCAACCGCGCCATCAACATTGCCCTCCAGCTGCAGGCTGGCAGCTTCGGGTCCTTGCAGGTGGCTGCCAATACTTCTACCGTGGAGCTTGTTGATGAGCTGGAACCAGAGACGGATACGCGAGAGCCGCTGACTCGCATCCGCAACAACTCGGCCATCCACATCCGCGTCTTCAGGGTCACACCCAAGTAA